From Apis cerana isolate GH-2021 linkage group LG10, AcerK_1.0, whole genome shotgun sequence, one genomic window encodes:
- the LOC108001219 gene encoding zinc finger CCCH domain-containing protein 18, whose product MSDSGSESSSSEGYDGRRDRVTPADNVASPNFSHHSSISGHKSRASSISSREKSPESVLSERDSKSPRYTPISPKSQRSGLVSPSEVGSPRSTRSLSKSPPTSPKSYHSGNNSLDSPRSDQSLSHSPIQDERSCPSTPLDSKSLHLDDTEPKQFELEVDAQRSGDNSLKSYSYKNSESRQSSPKSPRSGRSSAKSLMSGRSSPKSGPASPMDDQESEKHSPPHSPPTKTSFNELDGEQISDGDIEDEPESITKSKPTPITHGEDLSDVSDLESIDGVDGTEHESILKENQQNEEKHLIIEKIEKEDKHAPVGLTEESEQLDFEADGQWKDERDEGEAEGPIIKENKDKDEKDGKDKDKDKMKLKDSDVNDKEEGEEDGEKVESELEEGELSDGDDARPEETEPRPVCRFYNRGQCTWGVSCRFLHPGVTDKGNYTMFDMVRPMAYPPHTVAAPHEFRPHIDRPNIVRPLPGYGAPPHTPKIEDLPTESAWERGLRHAKEMMRKANKRKESDMDFEEKKMNLSLGQDELDREAGYYVRAASPEPPVERWPPREAPRRIPPPRLTPERYIDDPDSYYAPPAAPPEYYRRVHYKTDSRVTTEYRERIDYHAIPRGTPHSVSPPPHTRERERERERERDREREYYEKYEKKHKRPSREVIVERIPPTKPWREEEPPPEERSRGDEWADPWMRRKSPSTVRRNTSSRRSRRQSYSSGSSYSSTSSSRSSSRSSYSSYDSLSRSRSPSPPSRTRGAGKGKAVVTSPPSNPPTIAATAPQRGAMLMNPPAPSPRPPKGSISPTTGTLHRRAGLNPPAPSPLSSHQRHHEKARDKAAIAAAAVAKVIKSRSRSRSSHSSSGSESSGSSSDSSESSYSSSSSETRRRKGSTPPVTRKDSKGIDALKLSGTKQQIKLTLKPTSNTTAVKKVDRSALMAGKKRGLESPPLIDSKASVAAAAAKAAKKASSRREELLKQLKAVEDAIARKRSKV is encoded by the exons ATGTCAGACTCTGGTTCAGAAAGTTCCTCTTCGGAGGGTTATGATGGAAGAAGAGATCGAGTTACACCTGCTGACAATGTGGCATCACCAAACTTTTCACATCATTCATCTATATCTGGACATAAATCTAGAGCAAGTTCTATTTCTTCAAGAGAAAAGTCACCTGAATCTGTTTTATCAGAAAGAGATTCAAAATCTCCAAGATATACACCAATATCTCCAAAATCTCAAAGATCTGGATTAGTATCTCCTAGTGAAGTGGGTTCTCCAAGATCAACTCGTAGTTTATCAAAATCACCACCTACTTCACCAAAATCATATCATTCAGGAAATAATTCTTTGGATTCACCAAGAAGTGATCAGAGTTTATCTCATTCTCCTATACAAGATGAAAGATCATGCCCATCTACTCCTCTTGATTCCAAATCTCTACATCTTGATGATACAGAACCTAAACAATTTGAACTGGAAGTAGATGCACAAAGATCTGGAGATAATTCTCTTAAatcatattcttataaaaatagtgAATCAAGACAAAGTTCACCAAAATCTCCAAGATCTGGACGTAGTTCAGCAAAATCATTAATGTCTGGAAGAAGTTCTCCAAAATCAGGTCCAGCATCTCCTATGGATGATCAAGAATCAGAAAAACATTCACCACCTCATTCTCCACCAACAAAAACTTCATTTAATGAATTGGATGGAGAACAAATTTCTGATGGAGATATTGAAGATGAACCTGAATCAATAACTAAATCGAAACCTACACCAATTACACATGGTGAAGATTTATCAGATGTTTCTGATTTAGAAAGTATAGATGGAGTTGATGGTACTGAACATGAATCAATTCTTAAGGAAAATCaacaaaatgaagaaaaacacttaattattgagaaaatagaaaaagaagataaacatGCACCTGTTGGATTAACAGAAGAAAGTGAACAGTTAGATTTTGAAGCTGATGGTCAATGGAAAGACGAACGAGATGaag GTGAAGCAGAAGGAcctattattaaagaaaataaagataaagatgaaaaagatggaaaagataaagataaggataaaatgaaattaaaagatagtgatgtaaatgataaagaagaaggagaagaagatggGGAAAAAGTAGAATCTGAATTAGAAGAAGGGGAACTTAGCGATGGAGATGATGCTCGACCAGAAGAAACAGAACCAAGACCTGTTTGCCGTTTTTATAACCGAGGTCAATGTACATGGGGAGTTAGTTGTAGATTTTTACATCCAGGTGTAACTGATAAGGGTAATTATACCATGTTTGATATGGTAAGGCCAATGGCATACCCACCACATACAGTGGCTGCTCCACATGAATTTAGACCACATATTGATAGACCAAATATAGTAAGACCATTACCTGGATATGGAGCACCACCACATACACCAAAAATAGAAGATCTTCCTACAGAATCTGCATGGGAACGTGGATTACGACATGCTAAAGAA atgATGCGTAAAGCAAATAAGCGTAAAGAATCAGATATGgactttgaagaaaaaaaaatgaatttaagcTTAGGACAAGATGAATTAGATAGAGAAGCAGGATATTATGTAAGAGCAGCTAGTCCAGAACCACCTGTTGAAAGATGGCCACCTAGAGAGGCACCTAGAAGAATACCACCACCAAGACTTACACCAGAAAGATATATCGATGATCCTGATTCTTATTATGCACCACCTGCAGCTCCTCCAGAATATTACAg gaGAGTACATTATAAAACAGATTCTCGAGTTACTACTGAATATAGAGAACGTATAGATTATCATGCAATACCTCGTGGAACACCTCACTCTGTTTCTCCACCACCACATaccagagaaagagaaagagaaagagagcgcgAACGTGATAGAGAACgagaatattatgaaaaatatgagaaGAAACATAAACGTCCATCAAGAGAGGTTATTGTAGAACGTATTCCGCCAACAAAACCTTGGCGAGAAGAAGAACCACCACCAGAAGAAAGGAGTAGAGGAGATGAATGGGCAGATCCCTGGATGCGTCGGAAGTCTCCAAGTACAGTACGTCGAAATACATCATCTCGACGATCACGAAGACAGTCATACTCTTCAGGCTCTTCATATTCGTCAACaag TTCTAGCCGTAGCTCGAGCCGCTCTAGCTACAGTTCTTACGACTCCCTATCCAGGTCCCGTTCACCATCCCCTCCCTCTAGAACCCGTGGTGCTGGCAAAGGAAAAGCAGTGGTGACGTCGCCACCTTCTAATCCTCCAACGATTGCAGCTACTGCACCTCAGCGAGGTGCCATGTTAATGAATCCACCTGCTCCTTCTCCTCGTCCACCTAAAGGTTCCATTTCTCCTACAACTGGTACGCTTCATCGACGTGCTGGTCTTAATCCACCTGCACCGAGTCCTCTTTCTTCTCATCAACGTCATCACGAAAAAGCAAGAGACAAAGCAGCGATAGCAGCAGCTGCAGTagcaaaagttattaaaagtcGATCAAGATCGag gTCATCGCATAGTAGTTCAGGTTCAGAAAGCAGTGGTAGCAGTAGTGATTCTAGTGAGTCGAGTTATTCGTCTTCTTCCAGTGAAACACGTCGCAGAAAAGGTTCCACTCCACCGGTAACACGAAAAGATTCCAAGGGTATTGATGCTTTGAAGCTTAGTGGTACCAAACAACAAATCAAGCTTACATTGAAGCCAACAAGCAATACTACAGCTGTGAAAAAAGTTGATCGATCTGCTTTAATggctggaaaaaaaagaggcttAGAATCACCACCATTAATTGACAGTAAAGCGAGCGTTGCTGCAGCTGCAGCCAAAGCTGCAAAAAAAGCAAGTTCACGAcgagaagaattattaaaacaacttAAAGCAGTAGAAGATGCAATTGCGCGTAAGCGatcaaaagtttaa
- the LOC108001207 gene encoding WASH complex subunit 5 isoform X2 yields the protein MSDFLTSNNICAQNLLRLVSRGNAIIAELMRLKDYVPSVFSLDSKPIVQKYGSIIIDFIYFKSVSTYEQKIESDPILQETDEELRNNFSDIISRFYLAFESVHKYITDLNLYVDELGDGIYIHQSIDTIMLNEEGRQLMCEAVYLYGVMLLLVDYHFEGCIRERLLVSYYRYNAQRSSSTRVDDVCMLLRSTGFSKISNKRPANYPEDYFKRVSLNDSLIEHIIGRLRSDEIYNQSLAFPHPEHRSTALSNQASMLVIILSFKPIMLHTHTAIMREIVDRFFPDNWVISIYMGIVINLCDWWLPYKAARTALNNTLESSNVKVIAQNYGQKMKKLISETEEVQLAVTLDESAIGSLVKLVRECNVTLHWILLHTAVSTISLEDSKRSRMLKQLIITESKYNISHCLQLLLSTAQIEQSVKHLYKQLLFGKETKWLRDKETCVERITDLAQIFGGNKSLDGIERNQNLHAWFLEISKHIDSLQQEDARKIVQLVQALEEVQEFHQLENNLHISQYLADTREILHNMLRTGNITEDTMISLNIVTDCCYAWNIMESFIDTMQASIKENPPTVIKLKALFLKMASALETPLLRVNQARSADLSSVSQYYSRELEKYARRVLQIIPETVFGLLAEIVYLETNAFKEIPTKLPKDKLKDYAQLDDRLKMAKLTYAVSVFTKGVLSLRSVPLGVLRVDSHRLLEDGIRQELVKKVTLALDSGLIFEPKSKISLLQKLHNLAAIIDGYRKSFQYIQDYININSLKIWHEEITYIINNAVEEECIGSSWISEKSWRYFQEEKHVSISDNNITTFIGRLARELLRITDPRTTIYIEHSLAWYDLKTQTEVLNYKIFSKTLEAIGTPGLTGLDKLISFYIITELNSMIHYIEKNIRNKMWSSIIDHFDTILNSVDGPKGNVSKFHSSITTQTSKFCPQLLEWILKIGHYQLLKKKIAYELNTACKFEAKHMEAALQTLNIAILFEINKQNNNEQNEIEKKELLRELNIRLDWAGISNPHNNIYIKSPNINNIALIMFLLTILQLPKLYYCKNTGSLLSKRPQDPLDAVIFVIGILTILRQCTFSAMTRYVKYLCIYILSCVTSDSVKAGSEGESEISNILHILELFTKYSGISRSLILKEIPIIIMDHFQAKTSK from the exons atgaGTGATTTTTTgacatctaataatatttgtgcacaaaatttattacgattgGTATCTCGTGGAAATGCTATTATAGCAGAATTAATGAGATTAAAGGACTATGTACCATCTGTATTTAG tttggATTCAAAACcaattgtacaaaaatatggatctattataattgattttatatattttaaatctgttAGTACTTATgaacaaaaaatagaaagtgaTCCa atacttCAAGAAACAGATGAAGAAttacgaaacaatttttctgatataatttcaagattttatttagCTTTTGAAAGTGTGCACAAATACATAACAGATTTGAATCTTTATGTAGATGAATTAGGAGatggaatatatattcatcaatCTATAGATACTATTATGCTCAATGAAGAAGGAAGACAATTAatg TGTGAAGCAGTATATTTATATGGAGTTATGTTACTTTTGGTTGATTATCATTTTGAAGGATGTATAAGAGAGAGATTACTTGTATCCTATTATCGATACAATGCTCAACGTTCATCCTCTACAAGAGTAGATGATGTATGTATGTTATTGCGATCAACaggattttctaaaatttctaataaacgaCCTGCAAATTATCCTGAAGACTATTTTaa aaGAGTATCATTAAATGATTCTTTAATTGAACATATTATTGGACGTTTACGTtctgatgaaatatataatcaaagcCTTGCTTTTCCACATCCAGAACATCGTAGTACTGCTCTTTCTAATCAAGCATCAATgttagttataattttatcatttaaaccAATCATGTTACATACTCATACAGCTATAATGAGAGAAATAGTTGATAGATTTTTTCCTGATAACTGGGTAATCAGTATTTACATGggaatagtaataaatttatgtgatTGGTGGTTACCATATAAAGCAGCAAGAACAGCTCTCAATAATACTTTAGAATCGTCAAATGTAAAAGTAATTGCACAAAACTATGGTCAAAAAATGAAg aaattaatatctgAAACGGAAGAAGTGCAATTAGCAGTAACATTAGATGAGAGTGCAATAGGTTCTCTGGTAAAATTAGTAAGAGAATGCAACGTAACATTACATTGGATACTTTTACATACAGCAGTGTCAACTATATCATTAGAAGATTCAAAACGTTCACGTATgcttaaacaattaataataactgaaagcaaatataatatatcccaTTGTCTTCAATTGTTATTAAGTACTGCTCAGATTGAGCAAAGtgttaaacatttatataaacaa tTATTATTTGGTAAAGAAACTAAGTGGCTCAGAGATAAAGAAACATGTGTTGAACGTATAACAGATCTTGCACAAATATTTGGAGGTAATAAATCACTTGATGGTAttgaaagaaatcaaaatctGCATGCTTGGTTTTTAGAGATAAGTAAACATATTGATTCATTACAACAAGAAGATGCAAGAAAAATAGTGCAATTAGTACAAGCATTAGAAGAAGTACAAG aatttcatcaattagaaaataatttacatatatcgcAATATTTAGCTGATACACGGgaaatattgcataatatgTTGCGCACAGGAAACATAACAGAAGATACTATGATAAGTTTGAATATAGTGACAGATTGTTGTTATGCATGGAATATAATGGAATCATTTATTGATACTATGCAAGCTAGCATAAAAGAAAATCCTCCTActgtgataaaattaaaagcactttttttaaaa atgGCTTCAGCTTTAGAAACTCCTTTGTTAAGAGTAAATCAAGCACGGAGTGCAGATTTATCCTCAGTATCGCAATATTATAGcagagaattagaaaaatatgcaaGACGCGTTCTTCAAATAATACCCGAAACTGTATTTGGTTTACTTGCTGAAATAGTATATCTTGAAACTAAtgcttttaaagaaattcctACTAAACTGCcaaaagataaattgaaagattatGCACAATTAGATGATagattaaaa atggCTAAATTAACATATGCTGTATCAGTATTTACAAAGGGAGTATTATCTTTAAGAAGTGTTCCATTAGGTGTGTTAAGAGTTGATTCTCATCGTCTTTTGGAAGATGGTATACGACAAGAACTTGTGAAAAAAGTAACGTTGGCTTTAGATAGTGGTCTTATTTTTGAACCAAAatcaaaa ATATCATTGTTACAAAAACTTCATAATTTAGCAGCAATAATAGATGGTTATCGCAAATCGTTTCAGTATATTcaagattatataaacattaatagtttaaaaatatggcATGAAGaa ataacatatattataaataatgcagTGGAAGAAGAATGTATTGGTTCTTCTTGGATTTCAGAAAAGTCATGGAGATATTTCCAAGAAGAAAAACATGTTTCTATTTCAGACAATAATATTACTACTTTTATCGGTAGACTTGCTCGTGAGTTACTTCGAATTACAGATCCtag aacaactatttatattgaacATTCTCTTGCCTGGTATGATCTTAAAACGCAAACagaagtattaaattataaaattttttcaaaaacattggAAGCAATTGGTACACCCGGTTTAACAGGTCTTGACaaacttatttcattttacattataactGAATTAAATAGTATGATAcactatatagaaaaaaatattcgtaataaaatgtGGTCATCTATAATTGATCATTTTGATACAATATTGAATTCTGTGGATGGTCCTAaag gTAATGTATCAAAATTTCACAGTTCTATTACTACTCAAACAAGTAAATTTTGTCCTCAACTTCTTGaatggatattaaaaattggacATTATCAActtcttaagaaaaaaatagcatATGAATTGAACACTGCTTGTAAATTTGAAGCAAAGCATATGGAAGCAGCACTACaaacattaaatat agctatattatttgaaattaataagcaaaataataatgaacaaaatgaaattgaaaaaaaagaattactaCGTGAACTTAATATCAGATTAGATTGGGCTGGTATAAGTAATCcccataataatatttatattaaatcgccaaatataaataatattgctcTCATTATGTTTTTACTTACTATATTACAATTACCTaaactttattattgtaaaaacacag GAAGTCTTTTGAGTAAAAGACCTCAAGATCCTCTTGATGctgtaatttttgttattggaATACTAACTATTTTACGTCAATGTACTTTTTCTGCAATGACGCGTTATGTTAAATATCTTTGTATATACATCCTTTCATGTGTTACTTCAGATag TGTAAAAGCAGGAAGTGAAGGAGAATCCgagatatctaatattttacatattttagaattgtttacaaaatattctgGTATATCACGATCACTTATACTTAAAGAAATTCCTATTATTATCATGGATCATTTTCAAGCAAAaacatctaaataa
- the LOC108001180 gene encoding acyl-coenzyme A diphosphatase FITM2 produces MATGKRRGMHSSSGSSAMFGSSANNLRSSRLNFRPNSSQEDRGGTRPTAAPSSIGLILVTMFLHVCKKSLLFDTRLKVTIYCGAIFIVSLIADFIAMPRTYFSRSDNALNQYFVKWGWGWLLSVTVPWVALTAHTIGCGRRSILLKHLARLGLATIAWILWIKLFNYIETNYGRCLSTKDIQLQTKAKCLQSGKFWSGFDISGHTFILMYSSLILAEEGSSLVGWEGIKDLIMREEHSRITPNEPNTGPLRNLSNSDLEFLKKAHKALTPYLRGLFVAMTLQQLLWDTMLISTMLYYHIMIEKFLGGVAAVLTWYITYQWWYKSSKSTLPAPGDGLFKYNEVKTHDNNLIRSRRSTLNGTNRFMGLPIRTSQENIDSGINRQSDSEITVLRT; encoded by the coding sequence ATGGCTACAGGAAAACGAAGAGGCATGCATTCATCGTCCGGTAGCTCCGCGATGTTCGGATCATCGGCTAATAATTTAAGGTCGAGTCGTCTaaattttcgtccaaattcaAGTCAAGAAGACAGAGGCGGAACTCGACCAACAGCCGCTCCAAGTTCCATAGGTCTCATACTTGTAACGATGTTTTTACATGTTTGTAAAAAATCTCTACTCTTTGATACAAGACTCAAAGTTACTATATATTGTGGTGCGATATTTATAGTATCACTAATAGCAGATTTTATCGCTATGCCAAGAACTTATTTTTCACGTTCAGATAACGctcttaatcaatattttgtgaAATGGGGATGGGGATGGTTATTGAGTGTAACTGTTCCATGGGTTGCATTAACTGCACATACAATTGGCTGTGGTCGTAGATCAATTCTATTAAAACATCTTGCTAGATTGGGATTAGCTACAATTGCGTGGATATtatggataaaattatttaattatattgaaaccaATTATGGTCGATGTCTTAGTACAAAAGATATACAATTACAGACAAAAGCGAAATGTCTTCAATCTGGTAAATTTTGGAGTGGTTTTGATATATCTGGACATACATTTATTCTTATGTACTCAAGCTTAATTCTAGCAGAAGAAGGTTCTTCATTAGTTGGATGGGAGGGTATAAAGGATTTAATTATGCGCGAAGAACATTCGCGAATTACCCCAAATGAACCTAATACTGGACCGCTTCGAAATCTTTCGAATTctgatttggaatttttaaaaaaagcacATAAAGCACTTACGCCCTATTTAAGAGGTCTTTTTGTTGCAATGACATTGCAACAATTACTTTGGGATACTATGTTAATATCTACAATGctctattatcatattatgatagaaaaatttcttggaGGTGTAGCCGCCGTTTTAACATGGTACATTACGTATCAATGGTGGtataaatcttcaaaaagCACATTGCCTGCACCTGGCGAtggtttattcaaatataatgagGTAAAAACCCatgacaataatttaatcagaTCAAGACGTAGTACATTAAATGGTACTAATAGATTTATGGGACTTCCTATTCGTACGAGTCAGGAAAATATCGATAGCGGTATTAATAGGCAATCAGATTCCGAAATAACTGTTCTAAGAACATAA
- the LOC108001207 gene encoding WASH complex subunit 5 isoform X1: MSDFLTSNNICAQNLLRLVSRGNAIIAELMRLKDYVPSVFSLDSKPIVQKYGSIIIDFIYFKSVSTYEQKIESDPILQETDEELRNNFSDIISRFYLAFESVHKYITDLNLYVDELGDGIYIHQSIDTIMLNEEGRQLMCEAVYLYGVMLLLVDYHFEGCIRERLLVSYYRYNAQRSSSTRVDDVCMLLRSTGFSKISNKRPANYPEDYFKRVSLNDSLIEHIIGRLRSDEIYNQSLAFPHPEHRSTALSNQASMLVIILSFKPIMLHTHTAIMREIVDRFFPDNWVISIYMGIVINLCDWWLPYKAARTALNNTLESSNVKVIAQNYGQKMKKLISETEEVQLAVTLDESAIGSLVKLVRECNVTLHWILLHTAVSTISLEDSKRSRMLKQLIITESKYNISHCLQLLLSTAQIEQSVKHLYKQLLFGKETKWLRDKETCVERITDLAQIFGGNKSLDGIERNQNLHAWFLEISKHIDSLQQEDARKIVQLVQALEEVQEFHQLENNLHISQYLADTREILHNMLRTGNITEDTMISLNIVTDCCYAWNIMESFIDTMQASIKENPPTVIKLKALFLKMASALETPLLRVNQARSADLSSVSQYYSRELEKYARRVLQIIPETVFGLLAEIVYLETNAFKEIPTKLPKDKLKDYAQLDDRLKMAKLTYAVSVFTKGVLSLRSVPLGVLRVDSHRLLEDGIRQELVKKVTLALDSGLIFEPKSKSFQISLLQKLHNLAAIIDGYRKSFQYIQDYININSLKIWHEEITYIINNAVEEECIGSSWISEKSWRYFQEEKHVSISDNNITTFIGRLARELLRITDPRTTIYIEHSLAWYDLKTQTEVLNYKIFSKTLEAIGTPGLTGLDKLISFYIITELNSMIHYIEKNIRNKMWSSIIDHFDTILNSVDGPKGNVSKFHSSITTQTSKFCPQLLEWILKIGHYQLLKKKIAYELNTACKFEAKHMEAALQTLNIAILFEINKQNNNEQNEIEKKELLRELNIRLDWAGISNPHNNIYIKSPNINNIALIMFLLTILQLPKLYYCKNTGSLLSKRPQDPLDAVIFVIGILTILRQCTFSAMTRYVKYLCIYILSCVTSDSVKAGSEGESEISNILHILELFTKYSGISRSLILKEIPIIIMDHFQAKTSK; encoded by the exons atgaGTGATTTTTTgacatctaataatatttgtgcacaaaatttattacgattgGTATCTCGTGGAAATGCTATTATAGCAGAATTAATGAGATTAAAGGACTATGTACCATCTGTATTTAG tttggATTCAAAACcaattgtacaaaaatatggatctattataattgattttatatattttaaatctgttAGTACTTATgaacaaaaaatagaaagtgaTCCa atacttCAAGAAACAGATGAAGAAttacgaaacaatttttctgatataatttcaagattttatttagCTTTTGAAAGTGTGCACAAATACATAACAGATTTGAATCTTTATGTAGATGAATTAGGAGatggaatatatattcatcaatCTATAGATACTATTATGCTCAATGAAGAAGGAAGACAATTAatg TGTGAAGCAGTATATTTATATGGAGTTATGTTACTTTTGGTTGATTATCATTTTGAAGGATGTATAAGAGAGAGATTACTTGTATCCTATTATCGATACAATGCTCAACGTTCATCCTCTACAAGAGTAGATGATGTATGTATGTTATTGCGATCAACaggattttctaaaatttctaataaacgaCCTGCAAATTATCCTGAAGACTATTTTaa aaGAGTATCATTAAATGATTCTTTAATTGAACATATTATTGGACGTTTACGTtctgatgaaatatataatcaaagcCTTGCTTTTCCACATCCAGAACATCGTAGTACTGCTCTTTCTAATCAAGCATCAATgttagttataattttatcatttaaaccAATCATGTTACATACTCATACAGCTATAATGAGAGAAATAGTTGATAGATTTTTTCCTGATAACTGGGTAATCAGTATTTACATGggaatagtaataaatttatgtgatTGGTGGTTACCATATAAAGCAGCAAGAACAGCTCTCAATAATACTTTAGAATCGTCAAATGTAAAAGTAATTGCACAAAACTATGGTCAAAAAATGAAg aaattaatatctgAAACGGAAGAAGTGCAATTAGCAGTAACATTAGATGAGAGTGCAATAGGTTCTCTGGTAAAATTAGTAAGAGAATGCAACGTAACATTACATTGGATACTTTTACATACAGCAGTGTCAACTATATCATTAGAAGATTCAAAACGTTCACGTATgcttaaacaattaataataactgaaagcaaatataatatatcccaTTGTCTTCAATTGTTATTAAGTACTGCTCAGATTGAGCAAAGtgttaaacatttatataaacaa tTATTATTTGGTAAAGAAACTAAGTGGCTCAGAGATAAAGAAACATGTGTTGAACGTATAACAGATCTTGCACAAATATTTGGAGGTAATAAATCACTTGATGGTAttgaaagaaatcaaaatctGCATGCTTGGTTTTTAGAGATAAGTAAACATATTGATTCATTACAACAAGAAGATGCAAGAAAAATAGTGCAATTAGTACAAGCATTAGAAGAAGTACAAG aatttcatcaattagaaaataatttacatatatcgcAATATTTAGCTGATACACGGgaaatattgcataatatgTTGCGCACAGGAAACATAACAGAAGATACTATGATAAGTTTGAATATAGTGACAGATTGTTGTTATGCATGGAATATAATGGAATCATTTATTGATACTATGCAAGCTAGCATAAAAGAAAATCCTCCTActgtgataaaattaaaagcactttttttaaaa atgGCTTCAGCTTTAGAAACTCCTTTGTTAAGAGTAAATCAAGCACGGAGTGCAGATTTATCCTCAGTATCGCAATATTATAGcagagaattagaaaaatatgcaaGACGCGTTCTTCAAATAATACCCGAAACTGTATTTGGTTTACTTGCTGAAATAGTATATCTTGAAACTAAtgcttttaaagaaattcctACTAAACTGCcaaaagataaattgaaagattatGCACAATTAGATGATagattaaaa atggCTAAATTAACATATGCTGTATCAGTATTTACAAAGGGAGTATTATCTTTAAGAAGTGTTCCATTAGGTGTGTTAAGAGTTGATTCTCATCGTCTTTTGGAAGATGGTATACGACAAGAACTTGTGAAAAAAGTAACGTTGGCTTTAGATAGTGGTCTTATTTTTGAACCAAAatcaaaa TCATTCCAGATATCATTGTTACAAAAACTTCATAATTTAGCAGCAATAATAGATGGTTATCGCAAATCGTTTCAGTATATTcaagattatataaacattaatagtttaaaaatatggcATGAAGaa ataacatatattataaataatgcagTGGAAGAAGAATGTATTGGTTCTTCTTGGATTTCAGAAAAGTCATGGAGATATTTCCAAGAAGAAAAACATGTTTCTATTTCAGACAATAATATTACTACTTTTATCGGTAGACTTGCTCGTGAGTTACTTCGAATTACAGATCCtag aacaactatttatattgaacATTCTCTTGCCTGGTATGATCTTAAAACGCAAACagaagtattaaattataaaattttttcaaaaacattggAAGCAATTGGTACACCCGGTTTAACAGGTCTTGACaaacttatttcattttacattataactGAATTAAATAGTATGATAcactatatagaaaaaaatattcgtaataaaatgtGGTCATCTATAATTGATCATTTTGATACAATATTGAATTCTGTGGATGGTCCTAaag gTAATGTATCAAAATTTCACAGTTCTATTACTACTCAAACAAGTAAATTTTGTCCTCAACTTCTTGaatggatattaaaaattggacATTATCAActtcttaagaaaaaaatagcatATGAATTGAACACTGCTTGTAAATTTGAAGCAAAGCATATGGAAGCAGCACTACaaacattaaatat agctatattatttgaaattaataagcaaaataataatgaacaaaatgaaattgaaaaaaaagaattactaCGTGAACTTAATATCAGATTAGATTGGGCTGGTATAAGTAATCcccataataatatttatattaaatcgccaaatataaataatattgctcTCATTATGTTTTTACTTACTATATTACAATTACCTaaactttattattgtaaaaacacag GAAGTCTTTTGAGTAAAAGACCTCAAGATCCTCTTGATGctgtaatttttgttattggaATACTAACTATTTTACGTCAATGTACTTTTTCTGCAATGACGCGTTATGTTAAATATCTTTGTATATACATCCTTTCATGTGTTACTTCAGATag TGTAAAAGCAGGAAGTGAAGGAGAATCCgagatatctaatattttacatattttagaattgtttacaaaatattctgGTATATCACGATCACTTATACTTAAAGAAATTCCTATTATTATCATGGATCATTTTCAAGCAAAaacatctaaataa